One region of Cytophagia bacterium CHB2 genomic DNA includes:
- a CDS encoding SMP-30/gluconolactonase/LRE family protein, producing the protein MEQKNFMFSLPPVHLCLTFLLALAAVVAGPAAGQRVPVEVLIENRFNGGEGLCFNGEGRLFVGANRAVWEVNPDFQTRKLADFTSNLGMAPIGARDLLKADFGPLVFPQHGPNRDGVVWRITPEGDTTRVASGIGDPNAIVVLPDNSFLVSDDFTHYIYHVTQQGVVSVFSDSILFPNGLALSPEGNALYVARIFSRAPAEPAPARFQDFSDEVWRLPLRDYRPAGSPQVVFRTGGETGPDGLAVDVEGRVYLTAARAGQLWRFDPQTGKGELLADELPGLASIAFGQGDFDHESLYAMQIRGGRVLRLQVGARGARLHH; encoded by the coding sequence ATGGAGCAGAAAAATTTCATGTTTAGCCTTCCTCCGGTTCATCTTTGCCTCACATTCCTGTTGGCCCTTGCCGCAGTAGTGGCAGGCCCGGCCGCCGGCCAGCGCGTGCCGGTCGAAGTACTCATCGAAAACCGCTTCAATGGCGGCGAGGGATTGTGTTTCAATGGCGAAGGCCGCCTCTTTGTCGGCGCCAATCGCGCGGTGTGGGAGGTGAATCCCGATTTCCAAACCCGCAAGCTGGCGGACTTCACCTCGAATCTCGGTATGGCGCCGATTGGCGCGCGCGATCTGCTCAAAGCGGATTTTGGCCCGCTCGTTTTCCCGCAGCATGGCCCAAATCGCGACGGCGTGGTTTGGCGCATCACGCCGGAGGGTGACACCACGAGAGTGGCGAGTGGGATTGGCGATCCGAATGCCATCGTCGTGCTGCCCGACAATTCATTTCTTGTTTCAGACGATTTCACCCACTACATTTATCACGTCACGCAACAAGGCGTGGTCAGCGTGTTCTCGGATTCGATCCTATTTCCGAATGGCCTGGCGCTGAGTCCGGAGGGCAACGCCCTGTATGTGGCGCGCATTTTCAGCCGCGCGCCCGCAGAGCCGGCGCCGGCGCGTTTTCAAGATTTCAGCGATGAAGTCTGGCGTTTGCCGCTGCGCGATTATCGCCCGGCGGGATCGCCTCAAGTGGTTTTCCGTACCGGTGGAGAAACCGGCCCGGATGGCCTCGCGGTGGATGTCGAGGGACGAGTCTACCTCACCGCAGCGCGCGCAGGCCAGCTCTGGCGCTTTGATCCGCAAACCGGTAAAGGCGAGCTGCTGGCAGACGAACTACCAGGCCTGGCAAGCATTGCGTTTGGCCAGGGCGACTTTGATCATGAATCCCTCTATGCCATGCAGATTCGCGGTGGACGTGTGCTTCGGTTGCAGGTCGGTGCGCGAGGGGCGAGGCTTCATCATTAG